One segment of Saprospiraceae bacterium DNA contains the following:
- a CDS encoding PKD domain-containing protein, translating to MKHSILLLACFPFLLIGQGHENTMIFGYAGGSASPDDPAFGLNVLTFTDGSLQLSDNQESECFFNDTDAAISDSEGNLLFYFNGIDIYNRAHQIMENGDTLNEYKPTGYDLPQGAIIIPYPEKENNYILFHMEEGYVAPWGNTGVGLYYSVIDMEENNGLGKVVQLKLPLVIDTLEYGKLAVVRHANGRDWWLVTGESWKNTFYRILIDPGGIHLAGKQTVGVHRVDGIGQVSFSPDGTKYVMFASVGAAGYWQYVDIYDFDRCNGLFSNHEHFELTGNSGNGGAIISPNSRWLYVPSKDWLYKYNLNANPIEITKEIIGTYEPFNDPFPTKFHRGFLAPDNKIYIITTSGSRTLHVIHKPDEPGTECAFEQHGIRLPCNNNSSLPTFANYRLGPLDGSPCDTLGLDNHPKAWYRYEQDTLDALHVEFTDLSYYEPATWSWDFGDGSAGSVEQHPAHQFPQPDVYQVCLTANNQYGSDTHCKMLYIGVSAQQNPVLQTQVQVWPNPFRDRLAVALSANLRSPVFRMHDMTGRLVQQAPMTLGVNEIVTADLPLGIYFWEVLSGGLRVKNGKLLKGVE from the coding sequence ATGAAACACAGCATTTTATTGTTAGCCTGTTTCCCATTTCTACTGATTGGTCAGGGACATGAGAACACCATGATATTTGGGTATGCTGGCGGCAGCGCATCGCCCGATGACCCCGCCTTTGGTCTGAACGTGCTGACTTTTACCGATGGCAGTTTACAACTTTCCGACAACCAAGAGAGCGAATGTTTTTTCAACGATACAGACGCGGCGATAAGCGACAGCGAAGGCAACTTGCTGTTTTATTTCAACGGTATTGATATTTACAACAGGGCGCACCAAATCATGGAAAACGGCGACACGCTCAATGAGTACAAACCAACGGGGTATGACCTTCCGCAAGGCGCAATCATTATTCCGTATCCTGAAAAAGAAAATAATTACATACTATTCCACATGGAAGAAGGTTATGTGGCGCCTTGGGGCAATACAGGCGTGGGGCTATATTATTCCGTGATTGACATGGAAGAAAACAACGGACTGGGGAAAGTGGTGCAGCTCAAGCTACCGCTGGTAATTGACACATTGGAGTACGGCAAATTGGCGGTTGTCAGGCACGCCAACGGGCGTGACTGGTGGCTGGTCACCGGAGAAAGTTGGAAAAATACTTTTTATCGGATTCTAATTGATCCGGGAGGAATACATTTAGCCGGCAAACAAACAGTGGGGGTACATCGGGTGGATGGCATTGGTCAAGTTTCTTTCTCGCCCGATGGAACTAAATATGTCATGTTTGCTTCTGTAGGAGCAGCAGGTTATTGGCAATATGTTGATATTTATGATTTTGACCGTTGCAATGGTTTATTCAGTAATCATGAACATTTTGAACTTACGGGCAATTCGGGTAATGGTGGGGCGATTATATCGCCCAATTCCAGATGGCTGTATGTTCCATCAAAAGATTGGCTATACAAATACAATCTAAATGCAAATCCAATAGAGATAACAAAAGAAATAATTGGAACTTACGAGCCATTTAATGACCCCTTCCCCACTAAATTCCATCGAGGCTTTCTCGCCCCAGATAATAAAATATACATCATCACCACCAGCGGCTCTCGCACCCTGCACGTCATCCACAAACCCGATGAGCCGGGAACCGAGTGCGCTTTCGAGCAGCATGGCATCCGGCTTCCATGCAACAACAACAGCAGCCTGCCTACCTTCGCCAACTACCGCCTCGGCCCGCTCGACGGCTCGCCCTGCGACACCCTCGGGCTGGACAACCACCCCAAGGCTTGGTACCGCTACGAGCAGGACACCCTCGACGCGCTGCACGTAGAGTTCACTGATTTGTCGTACTACGAGCCGGCCACTTGGTCATGGGACTTTGGTGATGGCTCGGCAGGAAGTGTGGAGCAGCACCCCGCACACCAGTTTCCGCAGCCGGATGTCTATCAGGTCTGCCTCACGGCGAACAATCAATACGGCTCGGACACGCACTGCAAGATGCTTTACATCGGCGTGTCGGCGCAGCAAAACCCCGTGCTGCAAACACAGGTGCAAGTGTGGCCTAATCCATTCCGCGACAGGCTGGCAGTGGCATTGAGCGCAAACCTTCGCAGCCCGGTGTTCAGGATGCACGATATGACGGGGCGGTTGGTGCAGCAAGCACCGATGACTTTGGGTGTCAACGAAATAGTTACTGCCGACTTGCCACTTGGCATATACTTTTGGGAGGTTTTGTCTGGTGGCTTGAGGGTTAAAAATGGGAAACTGTTGAAGGGTGTAGAATAA
- a CDS encoding proline dehydrogenase family protein, giving the protein MEYHLINIGAEALRKAALNEEAKKFVLQNEKMFKVLKMAADRYIGGETLEEAILSVQNLNRKGYVVTTDFMGESIRNEKEANEATQEFIRFAKIIKSENLNSSISLDLSHIGLLVSRDLVCQNLALICEAAAKSKQEVVISMEGTDRTDAILDIYKQTLKNYPNLGITIQTYLHRTKDDFKDLLNHSGSIRLVKGAYDVPKHLAMERGEKLDEIYLDYTAQLLAKNHPCAIASHHEKIHQATAQLIDHHKPTKYVLERLLGICNEEFETYKNNGYKCRIYLVYGKEWYLYLCNRLAEYPLNLFRALADIVG; this is encoded by the coding sequence ATGGAATACCATCTAATAAATATAGGAGCGGAGGCACTAAGAAAAGCCGCCCTAAATGAAGAAGCAAAGAAGTTTGTGCTTCAAAATGAAAAAATGTTTAAGGTACTAAAAATGGCGGCAGACCGTTACATAGGTGGCGAAACCTTAGAAGAGGCTATCCTGTCTGTTCAAAATCTGAATAGAAAAGGATATGTGGTTACTACTGATTTTATGGGCGAAAGTATCCGCAATGAAAAAGAGGCAAACGAGGCTACACAAGAATTTATACGTTTTGCAAAAATTATAAAGTCAGAAAACCTCAATTCTTCCATTTCATTAGACTTATCCCACATTGGGCTATTAGTTTCGAGAGATTTGGTATGCCAAAATCTTGCTTTGATTTGTGAAGCTGCTGCAAAATCAAAGCAAGAGGTAGTCATAAGTATGGAAGGCACTGACCGCACTGACGCAATTTTAGATATTTACAAACAAACCCTTAAAAATTACCCGAATTTGGGTATAACTATACAAACTTATCTACACCGAACCAAAGATGATTTTAAAGACCTTCTTAATCATTCGGGTAGCATAAGGCTGGTAAAAGGTGCGTATGATGTTCCCAAGCATTTAGCTATGGAAAGAGGTGAAAAGCTTGATGAAATCTATTTGGATTATACAGCCCAACTTTTGGCTAAAAATCACCCCTGTGCCATTGCTTCTCACCACGAAAAAATACATCAAGCCACTGCCCAACTCATAGACCATCACAAACCTACCAAATATGTTTTGGAAAGGTTGTTGGGCATTTGTAACGAGGAATTTGAAACGTACAAAAACAATGGTTATAAATGCCGTATATACTTGGTGTATGGCAAAGAATGGTACTTGTATCTTTGTAATCGTTTGGCAGAGTACCCCTTAAATTTGTTCAGGGCTTTGGCTGATATAGTAGGATAA